In Plasmodium vivax chromosome 14, whole genome shotgun sequence, the genomic window TGGCACCCCCATCACACATTTTTACGTGCATTTTAATATGCCCTTTTAACAGGACGTAGCCATGGAGGAATTCTCCGAAGCCACCATAGGAGGAAACGACAAGGACACGCTGCTAATTTGGCAGCGGGTTTTCGACTTGCCCTACTTTAAAATAAACTGCGTTAATGAAACTGTGGGGGTTGAGGTAGGGCGCCCAgcatgaataaataaataaataaatgaatgaataaataaatgaataaataaatgaataaatatgacGTCGCTGTCGCCATATTAGCATACAAACATGTGCTGTGCTTTTTCCAACCCATTTGCCCATTGAATAATTATCCATgacttccatttttttatttacacttGCCCTTCCCCACAATGTGCAGATTTTCGGCGCgctaaaaaatatcataacGTTGGCGGCTGGATTTTGCGACGGACTGGAGGCTTCCCCAAATTCCAAATCGGCGATTATCAGAATTGGAGTTAAAGAatccttccattttgggaaaacattttttaactaCACAGATGTGAGCATATTCTTTGAGAGCTGTGGCCTGGCCGATATTATTACGTCCTTCCTGGGTGGAAGAAACGCAAAATGCTCTGCGGCGTTTGTAAAGTGTCAGCCGAGGAAGACGTGGGAACAGCTGGAGAATGAAATCCTCAAGGGGCAGAAATTGCAGGTAAgtgattttttaatatggaGAGAGTTTCCCCTACATGCACAATTTGAGGACAGCGTTTGCATTCGATTGGGTGGAGTGGTTAATACCCCAgtttgtaatatatatttttttttttcctcccttcgCAGGGCACCGTAACTTTGAAGTACGTTTACCAAATGATCCAAAAGAACAACTTAACCCAcgaatttccccttttcacgGTTCTCCACAAAATATCGTTTGAGAATGAGGACCCCCGCGCACTGCTGAACATATTTATGAACTACACAGTGTCGCCAATAGCGGCGTAGTGAGCAGGAGGACCGCCCGGCTCAGCTCAAATGTGCGCTCCAGCGTGTGTGTAGAAGTCATATGCACACACGAACAGTGTGCTCCTGTGTGCCTAGTGTGCTTAGTTTACCCCTCGAGCAAATGCGTCCGTAGCCCATACCTACCGATGAGATTGCTTGCGTaggaaaatatatgcacCCCGAATTCAGCACAACATTTGTAACgatgtttttgttttatttttcccgtAATGTATAATTGTTCCGCCTTGCTCAATTTTGAACATACTCAATAATTagcattcctttttttttttttttttttttttttttccaaattaccACTGGCAATATGTAAGAATACTTTTCAAAACTGTTCTTTGTTCCTTGTAACATGTACCATCAGTTTTGTAGTATATCTCTCattatttcctctttttttttttaaaaaaaaaaaagaactctTTGAATATGAACCTCTCCTCCCTTTGCGTACACTGCAATAATTAAACTGAAGAATGTGTATTATTAGCACTTTATGCGCGTTTGCCCTGtccctttttgccattttgttggGAAATATCGAACGGAATGGCActtgaaggggaaaaaaaagataattagCCATTCCTCATAAAATCCTACACATATACCCCTCCATTTCAGCTGCAGTACACGttttgattaaaaaaaaaagtctaaaaaaatttaccaatcaaaagttaaaaaaaggtgggGGTTGTCATGTATAACTAAAAACAATTTAGCCCGTACATTTGCAGTGCTGTACGCACATGCGGGCCTGTGTTGAAGGATAAACCACACACCTGCGAGGGTGCCATATCTACTGCAATCCGGAGGAAATCCATTTGAAGAGCAGCAAATTGGAGGACCCCCTGGAAGGGTACCCGCTGTGGGGTTCACtggaaaaatttacaagaaataggggaaaaaacaaaatgtccAACCAATTCAGCATTGAATCTTGGGTTAATCACCTCGCTAGGTAATATCCCCCTAGGGATCGAGTTGACATACAAAGGGAGCTAAGTCATCTGTAGATCGAATGAGCCGCCCTTCCTATGTTAGCTTTTCATGCATGTCCAAATTaatctttgtttttttttttcttctttttcttagCCGCACTGCTCGCATTAGCCGCAACAGTAGGCTCTACATTCGACTTTATGGTTTGCAATTTCAACCCGATTTGTTTCATTAAGGCAAATTTACTAAATATGTTACTACTTTCGGCGTCCGGCATTTTTATACGTATCCTTCCTTCCACTAGCCAATCCCTTGGatagtatttatttttttccacgacACATGGGACTTTCAATTCTTTACATGCCAATGCAATATCGTCAACGGATGGGTCAGTTACACAATAATTCaggtttatttt contains:
- a CDS encoding glycerol-3-phosphate dehydrogenase, putative (encoded by transcript PVX_123490A); this encodes MYRNLFDKLREGPLKISILGSGNWASAISKIVGTNAKNNYLFENEVKMWIRDELVNGENMVDIINKKHENVKYLKGVALPHNIVAYSDLSRVINSADLLIFIIPSQYLESVLTLIKENQSIKIEKHAKAISLTKGFIVKNNQMNLCSKYISNFLDIPCCALSGANIAMDVAMEEFSEATIGGNDKDTLLIWQRVFDLPYFKINCVNETVGVEIFGALKNIITLAAGFCDGLEASPNSKSAIIRIGVKESFHFGKTFFNYTDVSIFFESCGLADIITSFLGGRNAKCSAAFVKCQPRKTWEQLENEILKGQKLQGTVTLKYVYQMIQKNNLTHEFPLFTVLHKISFENEDPRALLNIFMNYTVSPIAA
- a CDS encoding signal recognition particle 19 kd protein, putative (encoded by transcript PVX_123495A), translated to MMKPEVINANDDSKDYSRWKIIYPNYLNKKKKVKEGRKINLNYCVTDPSVDDIALACKELKVPCVVEKNKYYPRDWLVEGRIRIKMPDAESSNIFSKFALMKQIGLKLQTIKSNVEPTVAANASSAAKKKKKKKNKD